In a genomic window of Brettanomyces nanus chromosome 1, complete sequence:
- a CDS encoding uncharacterized protein (BUSCO:EOG0934013Z): MLKDGVDMCEVLTPKINITKAPTPPSQQKQPSKELTKAVIAQIFIVIAILEDSNWDKALSQIHYLLDRHPEVYPKYLRRLITSIASEIPSGNSSNLKGSVIAKLLRHELQYLSLYDQKKVRIIAQALISPDCELLRLFTLKEFYSFFTLTDFQELLISLCIEEAIPSEDRKSESTLSLLKQLLLIYSETLNSVVGWIAKFDKESETSLDEQEDNLNLFLNLFLNSKIFSLPQKFIVIGQITDRIEATEKDTTKSTHKKVTFNKLNKVHRTINKYFDCIAKMSFKDTLRRIVPDKILPDKMLTGLLQTQSPDKLTDAASLLLSEILIPGSQGISNDESIEVTSLTPTALPEATARGSQMRSVFAKLKNKPDWNKVLDSVLTILEAATDKNQQQLLHDGNAHSSPLINAASLSEFLASIQREDLINKFFVKVYKKGNAQLLKEILIALNSLDVNAGAVNLFDMKLSPILESESNNRHILLYFKNIAKLEVKTVALLQQQNISDSTVTQIFNRDYKAAPEYIVLACLYILHDNPDAEENAVVINVMQNFIVSLLDVNSPYLNSILTKFEEFDAAELGKLLVKYYEVRKSPESIHKIASLTASFPNDTVIMSILSNSSDFLEAFSIAVIFSQYGWKRFRNFVSTQLERNIGVVATTVVDFMENQATVEYESAQQGRILAKSLNLETVHFILTTLTSKPLPADLVDRFRNLQTLCLQAYPRLINFGQGHDKAILMNSSTNTFSVDVEREMKVYYQKMYNKEIEIKDVIHMLQRLKDSDNPHDQDVFACMIHSLLDEYRFFPEYPVDALATTSVLFGNTIYFHLIEGPALSIALRYILESAREPPQSKMFKFSIQALFSFMKRLGEFPKFCGMLCQVPALRTQPQLFETCKAAAEGMPIPGGSSPSTEGVETSPDKRRVSAARNVVSIRSKFVSVGGIDSIPEASEQNIPESGISDRILFMVNNIAESNLDSRIKELKEQLLKPENYRWFADYLVIQRAKLEPNNQHLYANIVSEFGAPLLTMHVLQASLRELIILLNKVYGEGNEEDSSELLTAGERTQLKNIGLWLGKITLGRNQPILRKLISFKGLLIEACDHHKLVQVMPFVAKVLSHAKDSRVFRYPNPWLLGILSVLKELYVVADLPLNSKFEVEVLCNSLGVNLETLVASDIITKHKPGELRKFIESQQVILNMARLSLKEQRGITNPNTNTTPNSQQNQLALLQEQQRLMAVARQQEMIESQQQQQQQQQQQQQQQQQQQQQQQQQQQQHPVASPFENLSGDTIFVTHPNLRRFFQLAITKSVREILPAVVNRTVSVALVTTKALVLKDFALEVDEFKLRKAYISTVRRLAETLTLASCHDLLRESIQINVQQYIQSLGQQLDSALMDELPRAVMDNVGLAISIVQKAAMDKAVAELDEAMLPAIALRRQFKEARPDQAFCDTQHASRYALALPDPLGVHPGGVTQKQLSIYEEFGRESNRFGGMAREILAQRQNQSAEPQGQGSPAIAANTAPMNPAVAPAAGQQPTATAAAASPQATELQRTLEQSILILQQLLDALLKTATTVEKAEGKEGESVPHSLRELAGDSPIKTYLAQALQVLARVNHTEVYMRCAQMSMNALFGGESEPSLLVIECFVFLLDKICEMSSVVAKFVSGWLVNADDERKRNRPVLEALVRAGMVSLVDLDALLAGAIKKESDNAGKNAAKADSDGDTNEKATSEKIGQQSIVDFACDLISDLVISRPVALRSDFVNSLSALSATSSKKGSELLTSASPSLSTSSLRDYFAYLFAEWVKLYKFSHDNADLETRFINQLFDAGVLNRPDRLVLFFSTAIEMAAAAFIKEADSNRKSAIDTYTAVDALAKLIIDLLLIEEDASDENKSKAEFLHSILSVVLLSFARDHEASGANFNERPYFRLFSTFLCEWAEARKSHFSSFAANEAEARHLESFSFKLYDTLAEFFLALQPAAFPGFTFAWMCLISHRMFLPMLLEQGGESQSRRGSWDKAASLLVALVRFQSGYVTGKSIPEAITVVYKGTLRIILVILHDFPNFLAEYSPQLVSDMSLTFVQLRNVVLSATPEDVITPDPFEPGLKIDMMHEITVAPVVAAHPDQVLDQYGIKRAVDNYLRVPSNSLLKQIVLGLQLDTSLTESGIGYKGTNYKVKLLNSLVLYAGMSAVDERPRNSSAFDAKSSQAVLLASIMQEADIELQHQLLQAIANNLRYPNSHTHWFSCVILHFFGSKSLWDDNRSHVQQLITRVLLERVICNKPHPWGLLITFTELLRNSDYAFFSLPFTKGEPEFEHLFGALARHVKTKA; the protein is encoded by the exons ATGCTGAAAGATGGCGTAGATATGTGTGAGG TTCTGACGCCCAAAATCAACATAACTAAGGCGCCTACGCCTCCCTcgcagcagaagcagcCCTCTAAAGAACTTACAAAAGCAGTTATCGCTCAGATTTTCATTGTTATTGCAATTTTAGAAGATTCCAATTGGGACAAAGCACTTAGTCAGATCCACTACCTTCTTGACCGTCATCCAGAAGTTTATCCAAAGTACTTAAGGAGACTTATTACTTCAATTGCCTCTGAAATCCCCTCTGGAAACTCATCAAACCTCAAGGGTTCTGTTATAGCCAAACTTTTACGTCACGAGCTTCAGTACTTGTCTCTTTACGACCAGAAGAAAGTTCGTATAATTGCACAGGCTCTTATTTCCCCTGATTGTGAACTCCTCCGTCTTTTCACCCTCAAGGAATTTTATTCATTCTTTACCCTCACTGATTTTCAAGAACTTTTAATCAGTCTTTGCATAGAGGAAGCTATTCCTTCAGAAGACCGCAAATCAGAATCAACTCTCTCGCTTTTAAAACAGCTTTTACTCATCTATTCAGAAACTTTGAATAGCGTTGTTGGTTGGATTGCCAAATTTGACAAGGAATCAGAAACTTCTTTAGACGAACAGGAAGATAATCTTAATTTATTCCTCAACCTCTTCCTCAACTCAAAAATATTTTCTTTGCCCCAGAAGTTTATTGTTATTGGTCAAATAACCGATCGCATCGAGGCAACTGAGAAGGACACTACAAAGTCTACCCATAAAAAGGTTACCTTCAACAAACTCAATAAAGTTCATAGAACTATCAATAAGTACTTTGACTGTATTGCAAAAATGAGTTTTAAAGATACACTCCGAAGAATTGTCCCAGACAAAATTCTTCCTGATAAAATGCTGACTGGTTTATTGCAGACACAGTCTCCCGATAAATTGACCGATGCAGCATCTCTTTTACTATCCGAAATCTTAATTCCGGGCTCGCAGGGAATTTCAAATGATGAATCCATCGAAGTTACCTCTTTAACTCCTACAGCACTTCCTGAAGCTACGGCAAGAGGTTCTCAGATGCGGTCAGTCTTTGCAAAGCTTAAGAACAAGCCGGATTGGAATAAGGTTCTCGACAGCGTATTGACCATCTTGGAGGCCGCTACTGACAAGAATCAGCAGCAATTACTACATGATGGTAATGCCCATTCATCCCCTCTTATAAATGCTGCTTCCCTTTCCGAGTTTCTAGCCTCAATACAGAGGGAAGATCTCATTAACAAGTTTTTTGTTAAGGTGTACAAGAAGGGTAACGCGCAGTTGCTTAAGGAGATTCTGATAGCATTGAATTCTCTTGATGTTAATGCAGGTGCAGTAAATCTTTTCGACATGAAGCTGTCACCTATTTTAGAATCAGAGAGCAACAACAGGCATATTTTACTTTACTTCAAGAACATTGCCAAACTTGAAGTTAAGACTGTCGCTTTGTTGCAACAGCAAAACATAAGCGATTCTACCGTTACACAGATTTTCAATCGTGATTATAAGGCTGCTCCAGAGTACATAGTTCTTGCCTGTTTATATATTCTTCACGATAATCCAGACGCTGAGGAGAATGCTGTTGTTATTAATGTGATGCAGAACTTTATTGTCTCTCTTTTGGATGTCAACTCACCTTACTTGAACTCTATTTTAACAAAGTTTGAGGAATTCGATGCAGCAGAGTTGGGCAAATTGTTGGTGAAATACTACGAGGTGAGAAAGTCTCCTGAGTCCATTCACAAGATTGCCAGTCTCACGGCCTCCTTTCCCAACGATACGGTGATCATGTCAATTCTCAGTAATTCGAGTGATTTTCTCGAGGCATTCTCGATCGCAGTTATCTTTTCTCAGTATGGTTGGAAACGATTCAGGAATTTTGTGTCGACTCAGCTAGAACGTAACATTGGTGTTGTCGCTACCACCGTGGTGGATTTCATGGAAAACCAGGCTACCGTGGAGTATGAAAGCGCGCAGCAAGGTCGTATTCTTGCCAAGtctttgaatttggaaacGGTCCATTTTATTCTGACCACCTTAACTAGCAAGCCTTTGCCAGCTGATTTGGTTGATCGTTTCCGTAACCTACAGACCCTTTGCTTACAGGCCTATCCTCGTCTAATTAACTTCGGCCAAGGTCATGACAAGGCAATTTTGATGAACAGTTCCACAAACACCTTTTCCGTAGATGTCGAAAGGGAGATGAAGGTGTACTATCAGAAGATGTATAACAAGGAGATTGAGATTAAGGACGTGATCCATATGCTTCAAAGATTAAAGGACAGCGATAATCCCCATGATCAGGACGTGTTTGCTTGCATGATTCACTCGCTGCTTGATGAGTATAGATTTTTCCCTGAATATCCTGTGGACGCGTTGGCTACAACATCTGTTCTGTTTGGTAACACAATATACTTTCATTTGATTGAGGGTCCTGCTCTTTCCATTGCATTACGTTATATTCTTGAGTCAGCTCGTGAGCCACCTCAAAGCAAGATGTTCAAGTTCTCGATTCAGGCATTGTTCTCCTTTATGAAGAGGCTAGGCGAATTTCCTAAGTTTTGTGGTATGCTTTGCCAAGTTCCTGCCTTACGCACGCAACCTCAATTATTTGAAACTTGCAAAGCTGCCGCTGAAGGAATGCCCATTCCTGGTGGCTCTTCTCCATCTACCGAGGGTGTTGAGACATCCCCCGACAAGCGTAGAGTCTCTGCTGCAAGAAATGTAGTCTCAATCCGCTCCAAATTTGTCTCTGTTGGTGGTATTGATAGTATACCCGAAGCGTCAGAACAAAACATACCTGAATCCGGAATCTCGGATCGCATTCTTTTCATGGTGAACAATATCGCCGAAAGTAACTTGGATTCACGAATTAAAGAACTAAAAGAGCAGCTTCTCAAGCCAGAAAACTATCGGTGGTTTGCTGACTACTTGGTTATTCAACGTGCCAAATTAGAGCCTAATAACCAGCACTTATACGCTAATATTGTTTCTGAGTTCGGTGCTCCGTTACTAACTATGCATGTCCTTCAAGCATCCCTCCGCGAGCTTATTATTTTGTTAAATAAAGTTTATGGAGAGGGTAATGAGGAAGACTCTTCTGAGCTTTTAACTGCAGGTGAGCGTACtcaattgaagaatattggTTTGTGGCTTGGAAAAATCACTTTAGGTCGCAATCAGCCTATTCTTCGTAAGCTGATCTCCTTTAAGGGTCTACTTATTGAGGCTTGCGATCATCATAAGCTTGTGCAAGTGATGCCATTTGTTGCTAAAGTTTTGAGTCATGCAAAGGATTCTCGAGTTTTCAGATATCCAAATCCATGGCTTCTTGGCATATTATCTGTTCTTAAGGAGCTTTATGTTGTTGCCGACCTTCCTTTGAACTCTaaatttgaagttgaagttcttTGCAATTCCCTTGGTGTGAATCTGGAGACTCTCGTTGCCTCAGATATCATTACCAAGCACAAGCCTGGTGAACTAAGGAAGTTCATCGAATCTCAACAGGTGATCTTAAATATGGCTCGATTGTCGCTTAAAGAGCAGCGTGGAATCACAAATCCGAATACGAATACAACTCCAAACTCACAGCAGAATCAGCTTGCTCTGTTACAAGAGCAGCAGAGACTGATGGCCGTTGCAAGGCAACAGGAGATGATTGAATcgcagcaacaacaacaacagcagcaacagcaacaacaacaacagcagcaacaacaacagcagcagcaacaacaacaacaacagcagcaccCAGTTGCATCTCCATTTGAGAATTTGTCTGGTGACACCATCTTTGTTACGCATCCAAATCTACGGAGATTCTTTCAATTGGCCATTACTAAATCTGTTCGAGAAATTCTTCCAGCGGTTGTGAACAGGACTGTGTCTGTTGCGTTAGTTACCACTAAAGCATTGGTTCTCAAAGACTTTGCATTGGAGGTAGATGAGTTCAAGTTACGCAAGGCTTATATTAGTACTGTCCGTCGCTTAGCTGAGACCCTAACTCTGGCATCATGTCATGACCTGCTACGTGAGTCAATTCAGATTAACGTCCAGCAATATATTCAATCCTTAGGCCAGCAACTTGATTCTGCTCTTATGGATGAACTTCCTCGCGCAGTAATGGACAATGTTGGTCTAGCTATTTCTATTGTTCAAAAGGCTGCCATGGATAAAGCTGTTGCCGAATTGGATGAGGCTATGCTTCCTGCAATTGCATTACGTCGCCAATTTAAAGAGGCTAGGCCGGACCAAGCATTTTGTGACACGCAGCATGCATCCCGGTACGCTTTAGCATTGCCAGACCCTCTGGGAGTTCATCCTGGAGGGGTTACTCAGAAGCAACTCTCGATATATGAAGAATTTGGCAGAGAGAGCAATAGATTCGGTGGTATGGCTAGAGAAATATTAGCACAGAGACAGAATCAATCGGCTGAACCACAGGGGCAGGGCTCGCCAGCTATCGCTGCTAATACAGCTCCAATGAATCCCGCAGTTGCTCCGGCTGCAGGTCAGCAGCCAACTGCTACGGCCGCTGCGGCATCGCCTCAGGCCACGGAGCTTCAGAGAACACTCGAGCAGTCGATTCTCATCTTGCAACAGTTACTGGACGCTCTCCTCAAAACCGCTACTACAGTTGAGAAGGCTGAGGGAAAAGAGGGCGAGTCCGTTCCCCATAGCCTCAGAGAGCTTGCTGGAGACTCGCCAATTAAAACGTATCTGGCTCAGGCTCTCCAAGTTCTTGCGCGAGTTAATCACACTGAAGTTTACATGAGATGTGCTCAAATGTCCATGAATGCTCTCTTCGGCGGTGAATCCGAACCTTCGCTTTTAGTTATTGAGTGCTTTGTGTTTTTGCTTGACAAAATATGTGAGATGTCATCTGTTGTTGCTAAATTTGTCAGCGGATGGCTTGTTAATGCCGATGACGAGAGAAAGCGTAATAGGCCTGTTCTTGAGGCTTTGGTTCGTGCTGGTATGGTTTCGTTGGTTGATTTGGATGCCCTTCTTGCTGGAGCtataaagaaagaatctgATAACGCCGGAAAGAATGCGGCAAAGGCTGATAGTGACGGGGACACTAATGAGAAAGCGACCTCAGAGAAGATCGGCCAGCAGTCCATCGTTGACTTTGCGTGCGATCTCATCAGTGATCTTGTGATTAGTAGGCCAGTTGCGCTTCGTTCTGACTTTGTCAACTCCCTTTCTGCACTTTCTGCAACATCAAGTAAGAAGGGCTCTGAGCTTCTTACTTCTGCATCGCCTTCTCTCAGCACCTCGTCGTTGCGTGACTATTTTGCTTACTTATTTGCAGAATGGGTGAAGCTTTACAAGTTTTCGCATGACAATGCCGACTTGGAAACTCGtttcatcaatcaattGTTTGATGCTGGGGTTTTGAACAGGCCCGACAGgcttgttcttttcttcagtaCCGCAATTGAAATGGCTGCTGCCGCTTTTATTAAGGAAGCAGATAGCAATAGGAAGTCTGCTATTGATACGTACACCGCAGTTGATGCCCTTGCAAAGCTAATTATTGATTTGCTCCTTATTGAGGAGGATGCTTCTGATGAGAACAAATCCAAGGCAGAATTTTTACATTCGATTCTTTCCGTCGTCTTACTAAGCTTTGCCAGAGATCATGAGGCTTCTGGTGCCAACTTTAACGAAAGACCTTACTTTAGACTTTTCTCCACGTTTCTGTGTGAATGGGCAGAGGCACGGAAATCGCACTTCAGTTCTTTTGCCGCCAATGAGGCCGAGGCTCGTCATCTGGagtctttctctttcaagttgTACGATACACTTGCGGAATTTTTCCTAGCATTGCAGCCCGCTGCATTTCCTGGATTCACGTTCGCGTGGATGTGTCTTATTTCCCATCGTATGTTTTTACCTATGCTTCTTGAACAGGGTGGTGAATCTCAGTCTAGGAGAGGTTCATGGGATAAGGCGGCATCGTTGCTTGTGGCACTTGTTAGGTTCCAAAGTGGATACGTTACTGGAAAGTCGATACCAGAAGCCATTACTGTAGTTTATAAGGGTACTCTCCGGATCATTTTAGTGATTTTGCATGATTTCCCCAACTTTCTCGCTGAGTACTCACCGCAACTTGTTAGTGATATGTCGCTTACATTTGTACAGCTAAGAAATGTTGTTCTTTCGGCAACTCCCGAAGATGTGATTACTCCTGATCCGTTTGAACCTGGCCTTAAGATTGATATGATGCATGAAATCACAGTGGCGCCTGTTGTTGCCGCTCATCCAGACCAGGTGTTAGACCAGTACGGTATCAAGAGGGCGGTAGACAACTATCTTCGGGTCCCATCGAATTCGCTTCTAAAGCAGATTGTGCTGGGATTGCAGCTAGATACTTCATTGACAGAATCTGGTATTGGTTACAAGGGAACGAACTACAAGGTGAAACTCCTTAATTCCTTGGTGCTTTACGCCGGTATGTCTGCCGTCGATGAGAGGCCACGAAATTCTTCGGCATTCGATGCGAAATCTTCTCAGGCTGTATTGTTAGCATCGATTATGCAGGAGGCGGACATTGAACTTCAGCATCAGCTTTTACAGGCGATTGCTAACAACTTGCGGTATCCAAATTCGCATACACACTGGTTTTCTTGCGTTATTCTTCACTTCTTTGGCTCAAAGTCTCTATGGGATGACAATAGGTCTCATGTCCAGCAGTTGATTACAAGAGTGTTACTCGAGAGAGTTATCTGCAACAAGCCTCATCCTTGGGGTTTGCTTATTACCTTTACTGAACTTCTCAGGAACTCTGATTATGCTTTCTTCAGTCTTCCATTTACCAAGGGTGAGCCTGAGTTTGAGCACTTGTTTGGGGCTCTAGCAAGGCATGTTAAGACGAAAGCGTGA